A portion of the Colius striatus isolate bColStr4 chromosome 1, bColStr4.1.hap1, whole genome shotgun sequence genome contains these proteins:
- the NCAPH2 gene encoding LOW QUALITY PROTEIN: condensin-2 complex subunit H2 (The sequence of the model RefSeq protein was modified relative to this genomic sequence to represent the inferred CDS: inserted 1 base in 1 codon) gives MWVQERPLRVLLPDSGGEKQPSSLGPDGXDADATFGPRQEEEQFLSLDDIQDISQASVDMRKDHEPNAISIVPLTPMSLVPPEEAEKRENPLFSRRGELLGSRRDFRMNTCTPHASGAFLLELAGLSPACPWAPRQQRSPGSVAGATSPGLAGPAEAPVQALSFSEEGGAAGPEDEDSGGENLPGDQEDDVEMAVGTADEHVEAQRGTAQLRGYVLRERAPAKEPEAHVKELDLWQSLDPFSDSEDKPFQKGRPFLVPQGLDDVVGGKRKRKGPQKLQDFMKWFSATYNDSTDCRTTKRKGPTFADLEVLYWKQLKERVAAQRKLRSQAWTLCEEELPLLDEERGADGDEGAAEDFAEHEELQDEAPEDLADGALAAPDLSALGYEELVRRNVELFIADSQRYAQETELSQHVRRWEERMGPLLQEQEERGAFDIHGYGDAVAAACGALGQWRPFASLVAGRPPFEVCRYLLASLQLANDYVVELAQDAGLEQALDTLRLRLLTQRRPHERFRTFQPPSACP, from the exons ATGTGGGTGCAGGAAAGGCCCCTG CGTGTTTTGCTCCCTGACTCAGGCGGGGAgaagcagcccagctccctggggcCAGATG AGGATGCTGATGCCACCTTCGGGccgaggcaggaggaggag CAGTTCCTCTCCCTGGATGACATCCAGGACATCAGCCAGGCAAGCGTGGACATGAGGAAGGACCATGAGCCCAAT GCCATCAGCATCGTCCCTCTGACTCCCATGTCTCTGGTGCCcccagaagaggctgagaagagagaaaacccTCTGTTCAG CCGGAGAGGGGAGCTCCTGGGCAGCCGCAGGGATTTCCGGATGAACACGTGCACGCCCCACGCCAGCGGCGCCTTCCTGCTGGAGCTGGCCGGGCTCTCGCCAGCCTGCCCCTGGGCACCACGGCAGCAGCGCAGCCCTGGCAGCGTGGCAG GAGCCACATCCCCTGGCCTCGCTGGCCCTGCTGAGGCCCCTGTGCAGGCGCTGAGCTTCTCCGAGGAGGGAG gggctgcaggaccAGAGGATGAGGACAGTGGAGGGGAAAATCTGCCTGGGGACCAGGAGGATGATGTGGAAATGGCTGTTGGCACCGCTGACGAGCACGTGGAGGCACAGAGG ggcacagcccagctcagggGCTACGTGCTGCGGGAACGAGCCCCCGCCAAGGAGCCTGAAGCCCACGTCAAG gagctggatCTGTGGCAGAGCCTCGACCCCTTCAGCGACTCGGAGGACAAACCCTTCCAGAAAG GGAGGCCTTTCCTGGTGCCACAGGGCCTGGACGACGTGGTGGGGggcaagaggaagaggaaggggcCACAGAAGCTGCAGGACTTCATGAAGTGGTTCTCTGCAACCT ACAATGACAGCACAGactgcaggaccaccaagaggAAAGGGCCAACATTTGCAG ACCTGGAGGTGCTGTactggaagcagctgaaggagcgTGTGGCCGCACAGAGGAAGCTGCGGAGCCAGGCG TGGacactgtgtgaggaggagctGCCTTTGCTGGATGAGGAGCGCGGGGCTGATGGCGATGAAGGAGCAG CAGAAGACTTTGCAGAGCACGAGGAGCTCCAGGATGAGGCCCCAGAGGATCTGGCGGATGGAGCCCTGG ctgcccctgACCTGAGCGCTCTGGGCTATGAGGAGCTGGTGCGCAGGAACGTG gagcTGTTCATCGCCGACTCCCAGAGGTACGCGCAGGAGACGGAGCTGTCGCAGCACGTGCGGCGCTGGGAGGAGCGGATGGGGccgctgctgcaggagcag GAGGAGCGAGGGGCCTTCGACATCCACGGCTACGGGGACGCGGTGGCGGCGGCGTGCGGGGCGCTGGGGCAGTGGCGGCCCTTCGCCAGCCTGGTCGCGGGGCGGCCGCCCTTCGAGGTGTGCAGGTACCTGCTGGCCTCGCTGCAGCTG GCCAACGACTACGTGGTGGAGCTGGCGCAGGACGCGGGGCTGGAGCAGGCGCTGGACACGCTGCGGCTGCGGCTGCTCACGCAGAGGCGCCCGCACGAGCGCTTCCGCACCttccagcccccctctgcctgcccctga
- the CIMAP1B gene encoding ciliary microtubule associated protein 1B → MPADAWVGSWRPHRPRGPIAALCGSPGPKYGLPSSVGCYSPERAGSLIFPSAPACALHGRPRHSSGPQTPGPAAYQLPPMLGPRVVSKSSAPNYSMLGRSNVGAFYQDLCKTPGPCCYRPVAADVYKRRAPRFSLTARNSLPGDSSSKPGPAAYSPQQPSRRRGPSFGIRHSEYVTPLMVDVLD, encoded by the exons ATGCCCGCCGACGCCTGGGTGGGCAGCTGGCGGCCGCACCGGCCCCGCGGCCCCATCGCGGCTCTCTGCGGCAGCCCCGGGCCCAAGTACGGGCTCCCCAGCAGCGTGG GCTGCTACTCGCCGGAGCGGGCCGGCAGCTTGATCTTCCCCTCGGCGCCCGCCTGTGCCCTCCACGGCCGCCCCCGGCACAGCAGCGGCCCCCAGACGCCGG gccctgcagccTACCAGCTGCCCCCCATGCTGGGGCCACGTGTGGTGAGCAAGAGCTCAGCCCCCAACTACTCCATGTTGGGCCGCAGCAACGTGGGCGCCTTCTACCAGGACCTGTGCAag ACGCCGGGGCCGTGCTGCTACCGGCCGGTGGCTGCCGACGTGTACAAGCGCCGGGCGCCGCGGTTCAGCCTGACGGCGCGGAACAGCCTCCCcggagacagcagcagcaaacccgGGCCCGCAGCCTACAGCCCCCAGCAG CCCagccggcggcggggcccgaGCTTCGGCATCCGGCACTCGGAGTACGTGACCCCCCTGATGGTGGATGTGCTGGACTGa
- the TYMP gene encoding thymidine phosphorylase, protein MAAQPSLPGLIRKKRDGERLEERDIQSFVRCVTDGTAQQGQIGAMLMAIRLRGMDTAETLALTRAMAASGRAPPWAPRWRGLLADKHSTGGVGDKVSLALAPALAACGCKVPMISGRGLAHTGGTLDKLEAIPGFCVTQSPQQMLSILEQVGCCIVGQSEELAPADRVLYGLRDVTATVDSLPLIVASILSKKAAEQLSALVLDVKFGSAALCPTQDSARELARSLVAVGEQLGIRTAAVLSRMDQPLGRCVGNSLEVLEALECLDGGGPPDLRELVTTLGGLLLWQCGLAGAAEQGRERLGRALDDGSALRTFEAMLGAQGVPPDTAHRLCAGTPPQRRQLLGQASVCEELPALQGGWVQGVDALPLAQVLHELGAGRARAGDPINPRVGAELLVSPGQQLREGDPWLRVHHDGALSGDGRRTLQRALRVAPEPTRQRPPRVAETILPGTARDGC, encoded by the exons ATGGCcgcccagccctccctgcccggCCTCATCCGCAAGAAGCGGGACGGGGAGCGGCTGGAGGAGCGGGACATCCAGAGCTTCGTGCGCTGCGTGACCGACGGCACGGCGCAGCAGGGCCAGATCG GCGCTATGCTGATGGCCATCCGGCTGCGGGGCATGGACACGGCCGAGACGCTGGCGCTGACGCGGGCGATGGCGGCGTCGGGGCGGGCGCCCCCCTGGGCGCCGCGGTGGCGCGGGCTGCTGGCCGACAAGCACTCCACGGGCGGAGTGGGCGACAAGGTCAGCCTGGCGCTGGCCCCGGCCCTGGCCGCCTGCGGCTGCAAG GTGCCCATGATCAGCGGGCGCGGGCTGGCACACACCGGCGGCACCCTGGACAAGCTGGAGGCCATCCCCGGCTTCTGCGTCACCCAGAGCCCCCAGCAG ATGCTGAGCATCCTGGAGCAGGTGGGCTGCTGCATCGTGGGGCAGAGCGAGGAGCTGGCGCCCGCTGACCGGGTGCTGTACGGGCTGCGGGACGTCACGGCCACCGTGGACAGCCTCCCGCTCATCGTCG CCTCCATCCTCAGCAAGAAGGCGGCGGAGCAGCTCTCGGCGCTGGTGCTGGACGTCAAGTTCGGGAGCGCGGCTCTGTGCCCCACGCAGGACAGCGCGCGGGAGCTGGCCCGCAGCCTG GTGGCGGTGGGCGAGCAGTTGGGCATCCGCACGGCCGCGGTGCTGAGCCGCATGGACCAGCCCCTGGGCCGCTGCGTGGGCAACTcgctggaggtgctggaggcCCTGGAGTGCCTGGACGGGGGCGGCCCCCCCGACCTGCGGGAGCTCGTCACCACGCTGG gggggctgctgctgtggcagtgcGGGCTGGCCGGGGCGGCGGAGCAGGGCCGGGAGCgcctggggagggctctggacGACGGCTCGGCCCTGCGCACCTTCGAGGCCATGctgggggctcagggggtgcCCCCCGACACCGCCCACCGCCTCTGCGCCGGGACCCCCCCCCAGCGCCgccagctgctggggcaggcgAGTGTCTGCGAGGAGCTGCCCGCGCTGCAGGGAG GTTGGGTGCAGGGGGTGGACGCGCTGCCCCTCGCCCAGGTCCTGCACGAGCTGGGGGCCGGCCGGGCGCGCGCCGGGGACCCCATTAACCCCCGCGTGGGCGCCGAGCTGCTGGTGAGCCCGGgacagcagctgagggaag GCGACCCCTGGCTGCGCGTGCACCACGACGGCGCGTTGAGCGGCGACGGGCGCCGGACCCTGCAGCGGGCGCTGCGCGTGGCACCGGAGCCCACCCGCCAGCGCCCCCCGCGCGTGGCCGAGACCATCCTGCCCGGGACAGCCCGGGACGGCTGCTGA